The Triticum aestivum cultivar Chinese Spring chromosome 7B, IWGSC CS RefSeq v2.1, whole genome shotgun sequence genome window below encodes:
- the LOC123159533 gene encoding lysosomal Pro-X carboxypeptidase-like produces MAASSSLLAVGPALLVLFFTALAPAPLAAAATSSKLPSQPPPFPAGLAPLQQHRAASSSGRYTTAATAPAKPYTAHYFPQELDHFTFTPNSSRVFSQKYLLNDTFWRRKPTAGPLFVYTGNEGDIEWFAANTGFMFDSAPDFGALLVFIEHRYYGESKPFGNDSYTSADMLGYLTSTQALADFAILITSLKQNLSAVDAPVVVFGGSYGGMLASWFRLKYPHVAIGALASSAPILQFDDITPWSSFNDIVSQDFKSESLNCFSVIKAVWDVLDERGSNETGLLELSKTFRTCKTVHSVSRLGLWLRAAFTTTAMVDYPTPANFMMNLPAYPVKEMCKIIDTFPAGADVIDKAFTAASLYYNYTGDQKCFEVEGGDDPHGLHGWGWQACTEMVMPMTVSNESMFPPSSFSDEKRSEGCHLFYGVRPRMHWITTEYGGHKIDKVLKRFGSNIIFSNGMRDPWSRGGVLKNISSSIIALVTEKGAHHLDLRFATKDDPDWVVEQRRQEVVIIHGWIDQYNKDIAQM; encoded by the exons ATGGCGGCCTCCTCCTCGCTCCTCGCCGTCGGCCCGGCGCTCCTCGTCCTCTTCTTCACGGCGCTCGCGCCCGCACCACTGGCAGCAGCAGCGACCTCCTCCAAGCTtcccagccagcctcctcctttccCTGCTGGACTCGCTCCTCTGCAGCAGCACCGGGCGGCAAGCTCGAGCGGCAGGTACACCACCGCCGCCACGGCCCCCGCGAAGCCGTACACGGCGCACTACTTCCCGCAGGAGCTGGACCACTTCACCTTCACGCCCAACTCCTCCCGCGTCTTCTCCCAGAAGTACCTCCTTAACGACACCTTCTGGCGGCGGAAACCCACCGCCGGGCCGCTGTTCGTGTACACCGGCAACGAGGGCGACATCGAATGGTTCGCCGCCAACACCGGCTTCATGTTCGACAGCGCGCCCGACTTCGGCGCCCTCCTCGTCTTCATCGAG CATCGGTACTACGGGGAGTCGAAGCCGTTCGGAAATGACTCGTACACGTCGGCCGACATGCTGGGTTACCTGACGTCCACGCAGGCGCTCGCCGACTTCGCCATCCTCATCACCAGCCTCAAGCAGAACCTTTCTGCCGTCGATGCCCCCGTCGTTGTCTTCGGCGGCTCCTACGGTGGCA TGCTGGCTTCATGGTTCAGGCTCAAGTATCCCCATGTCGCCATAGGAGCACTGGCATCCTCTGCTCCGATCCTGCAGTTCGACGACATCACCCCATGGTCTAGCTTCAACGACATTGTCTCGCAGGACTTCAAG TCTGAGAGCCTGAATTGCTTCAGTGTCATCAAGGCAGTTTGGGATGTGCTAGATGAGAGGGGATCAAACGAGACAGGCCTCTTGGAGCTCAGCAAAACCTTCAGGACCTGCAA GACAGTGCATTCCGTTTCTCGTCTGGGATTGTGGCTAAGGGCAGCATTCACCACCACTGCCATGGTGGACTATCCAACCCCAGCCAATTTCATGATGAATCTGCCTGCTTATCCTGTGAAGGAG ATGTGCAAGATCATTGATACTTTTCCCGCCGGAGCAGACGTCATCGACAAAGCTTTCACTGCGGCAAGCCTATACTACAATTACACAGGCGACCAGAAATGCTTCGAGGTGGAGGGTGGCGATGACCCTCATGGCCTCCATGGCTGGGGCTGGCAG GCCTGCACAGAGATGGTCATGCCGATGACGGTGTCGAACGAGAGCATGTTCCCACCATCCAGCTTCAGTGACGAGAAGAGGTCGGAGGGCTGCCACCTGTTCTACGGAGTTCGTCCGAGGATGCACTGGATCACTACTGAATATGGTGGCCAT aaaattgacaaggttttaaaGAGGTTTGGCAGCAACATCATCTTCTCCAATGGGATGCGAGACCCATGGAGTCGAGGCGG GGTGCTCAAGAACATATCATCCAGCATCATTGCTCTTGTCACAGAGAAAG GGGCCCATCATTTGGACCTGAGATTTGCAACCAAGGATGATCCAGACTGGGTTGTAGAACAAAGGAGACAGGAAGTTGTGAtcatacatggatggatagatcagtATAACAAGGACATTGCACAGATGTAG